The following is a genomic window from Clostridium fungisolvens.
GAGCTATAAAATATAAGATACCAAGAAGAAGTTTATAGAAAATGAGGACCTAATCTAATCATATTATATGATTAGACTAGGTCTTTCATTTTAGGATATGTTTGATGTTAAGCTTAAGTGGCTATCTTTTATCTTTCATATCATTATTAGTTTTTTCGGCTATGTATATGTCAAAAGCTTTTATCCCTCTATTACAAAGCTTTACGAAAAGAACAAAACCATAAATGCCAAGCGCGAAAAATACAAATGGAAACAAAGAAACTATAAACTCAAATATACTAAATTTAAGCAATATTATCTCCCCCTTAATAGTATATAAAAACTATATTTTTTAAAAATAAGATTTTTATATTCTATCACAAAGTGGCTTGTCAGTATACATAAACTTGAAATCATTACAATATTATACTCATTGCGAGATAAGTTTTTTGTTTGAATATAATTTAATAAATGCATAATATTAAATGAAATTATTCAGAATAATATAAATAAATGTCATAAAAATAATCTTATAAATATAAGTTAAAGTAACACATAATATAGGTTGACATATTATAGATAAAATGATACTATACCTATAACATACTAAATTGATAATAATACTAGGAATTGAGGGAGAAAAATGAAAAAGATAGCATTACTTATGGGCGCTTTACTAATTGCAACAGTAGGATTGGTTGGATGTACATCAAAGAGTAACGATACAACTAAAACTACAAACTTATTAGAAAGTATAAAAAAACAAGGAACAATCAAAATAGGAACCGAAGGTACTTATGCACCGTACACATTCCATGACAGCACTGGAAAGTTAGTTGGCTTTGATGTTGAAATTGCAGAAGAGGTGGCTAAAAGATTAGGGGTTAAGCCTGAGTTTGTTGAAACAAAATGGGACGGAATGCTTGCTGGTTTAGATGCGAAAAGATTTGATATTGTTGTAAACCAAGTAGGAATAAATGAAGAAAGAAAACAAAAATATGATTTCTCAGATCCTTATGTAACTTCAAGAGCAGTACTTATAGTTAAGAGTGATAACAATACTATAAAAACTTTTGAAGATCTTAAGGGTAAAAAAGCAGCACAAACTTTAACAAGTAATTTAGGAAAACTAGCAAAGGAAAATGGTGCTGAAATAGTTACTTCAGATGGGTTTAATCAATCTATAGATTTATTACTTGCTGGAAGAGCAGATGCAACTATAAACGATAGTTTATCTTTCTATGATCTAAAGAAGCAAAAACCTGATCTTGCAGTAAAGATAGCTGCAGAAAAGAAGGATGCAGATCAAAATGCTATTCTCATAAATAAAGGAAATAAAGAGTTAGTAGATGCAATAAATAAAGCGTTAGCAGATATGAAGAGTGATGGTACTTATCTAAAAATATCAAACAAATACTTTAATACAGACGTATCTAAGTAGGATATAAAATGGTATTTGACGAAAGTACTACGAGAATAATTAATATTCTGTTAGATGCATTTTGGCCAATATTAAAAGCAGGCTTGGTTTTTACCATGCCTGTTACCATCATATCTTTTATATTAGGCTTAATTGTAGCACTTTTTACTGCTCTTTGTAGATTATCAAATTCAAAAATTTTAAATGGAATAGCAAAATTCTATGTTTGGATAATAAGAGGAACTCCTTTATTGGTACAATTATTTATAATTTTCTATGGATTGCCTAAGATAGGTGTTGTATTAGATCCATTAC
Proteins encoded in this region:
- a CDS encoding amino acid ABC transporter substrate-binding protein produces the protein MKKIALLMGALLIATVGLVGCTSKSNDTTKTTNLLESIKKQGTIKIGTEGTYAPYTFHDSTGKLVGFDVEIAEEVAKRLGVKPEFVETKWDGMLAGLDAKRFDIVVNQVGINEERKQKYDFSDPYVTSRAVLIVKSDNNTIKTFEDLKGKKAAQTLTSNLGKLAKENGAEIVTSDGFNQSIDLLLAGRADATINDSLSFYDLKKQKPDLAVKIAAEKKDADQNAILINKGNKELVDAINKALADMKSDGTYLKISNKYFNTDVSK